In Vicia villosa cultivar HV-30 ecotype Madison, WI unplaced genomic scaffold, Vvil1.0 ctg.002828F_1_1, whole genome shotgun sequence, a single genomic region encodes these proteins:
- the LOC131639881 gene encoding replication protein A 70 kDa DNA-binding subunit C-like, with product MSRKFDCIKDISDKKETWRLAVRIIDLWSVVNTKGAEHLEMVIMDAAGDRIQVLIRADHTDKWKSRIQENMTCIINNGTVFDNDFQWKLYDHSKKFVFLGGTTMKHMDVQNIPPLKYYFKEFCEINADIIGVVHEINNMQSNTPGKKTFVALSLKDLSGDIINCTLWESYGTKFLEYYNDPTNTGAIVIILTHAMIKDSQVSNAWSGSKLLINEDIQEISEFLSKLPANEQSQKPSQSAKSMSLWSGGSQFTTLEKFVHKAKCIPLSQFCKIKQDMLCVTVGTTTKFYVSKHGWFYYGCIKCSVKATDLNNPYQCVCGENVHKPIPRYKVDIYVCDGESKFRFVFWDADCEQIIGQSADSMHKSMLENGEDDPMVYPEELDMLLEKKMALRAKVQPTFGQASVWKFSYDEEFVSQIEKDYIADEAHSLPAIQNAVADHVDTSMESLSAFGENDPDKSLANTPSKSVSHGVDAEESDCQLLGLTQYSGTKPPKKVKIEPNA from the exons ATGAGTCGTAAATTTGACTGCATAAAAGACATCAGCGACAAGAAGGAAACATGGAGATTGGCTGTTCGAATTATTGATCTATGGAGCGTTGTTAACACTAAGGGTGCTGAACATCTGGAAATGGTTATCATGGATGCTGCG GGTGATCGAATTCAAGTTTTGATTCGGGCTGATCATACAGATAAgtggaaatcaagaattcaagaGAATATGACTTGCATAATCAACAACGGTACTGTATTTGATAACGATTTTCAGTGGAAGCTGTATGACCATTCAAAGAAATTCGTGTTCCTTGGTGGTACGACCATGAAACACATGGATGTACAAAATATTCCTCCTCTGAAGTATTATTTCAAAGAGTTTTGCGAAATTAATGCAG ATATTATAGGTGTTGTACATGAGATAAACAATATGCAATCAAACACTCCAGGAAAGAAGACATTTGTGGCCCTCAGTCTCAAAGATTTGAG CGGTGACATCATTAACTGCACATTATGGGAGAGCTATGGTACTAAGTTTTTGGAATATTATAATGACCCAACTAACACGGGTGCTATTGTCATCATACTAACCCATGCAATGATCAAGGATTCTCAgg TATCCAATGCATGGAGTGGTTCAAAGCTGCTAATCAACGAAGACATCCAGGagatttctgagtttttgtcAAA GTTGCCTGCAAATGAGCAATCCCAAAAGCCTTCGCAATCTGCCAAATCCATGTCTCTTTGGTCTGGTGGATCTCAGTTTACAACACTTGAAAAATTTGTTCATAAGGCAAAGTGCATTCCTTTGAGTCAATTCTGCAAAATCAAACAA gacATGTTATGTGTTACTGTTGGAACTACCACGAAATTTTATGTATCCAAGCATGGTTGGTTTTACTATGGTTGCATAAAGTGCTCTGTGAAGGCTACTGATTTGAACAATCCATACCAGTGTGTGTGTGGCGAAAATGTACACAAACCCATACCAAG GTACAAAGTTGATATATATGTTTGTGACGGTGAATCAAAATTCCGATTTGTATTTTGGGATGCCGACTGTGAGCAGATTATAGGACAATCTGCTGATAGCATGCATAAATCAATGTTAGAG AATGGTGAAGATGATCCCATGGTTTATCCTGAAGAGCTTGACATGTTGTTGGAAAAGAAAATGGCTTTGAGAGCTAAAGTACAGCCAACCTTTGGGCAAGCATCTGTTTGGAAGTTTTCTTATGATGAAGAATTTGTCAGTCAAATTGAAAAGGATTATATTGCTGATGAG GCTCATAGTCTTCCTGCCATTCAAAATGCTGTTGCTGATCATGTTGATACTTCCATG GAGTCCTTATCTGCATTTGGAGAAAATGATCCTGACAAGAGTTTGGCCAATACCCCATCAAAGAGTGTTTCTCATGGTGTTGATGCTGAAGAATCCGATTGTCAGCTTTTAGGACTTACACAATATTCAGGAACCAAACCACCCAAAAAAGTGAAgattgaaccaaatgcttga
- the LOC131639882 gene encoding uncharacterized protein LOC131639882, with amino-acid sequence MDGLNQKALEDKWFSSVLCKKRSAEARLHRKRQLQSKRAKKLNGLQKENVGKTTPISSHDNAHATIPFSTISQNIPSSSNSVITNLQKTHASSVISSLANSLNKKRPRVVTCRNINMRGTNLKNRFDNVVGECGSTSSKNSLLHTTEINELFEDDNEEDNMHDDSSESWSSDDSMVMDEDEEDMDNQAVMVNALPSGDFYDIGDPVFECPKCGANMWYLERKTKCRQTLSPKFTMCCGDGKVQIPLLREPPPVLQKLLFDQTNPESKLFQQQIRLFNMMFAFTSPGAKMDNRFNNGRGPPNYRIQGQSCHRIGSMLPLPGQNPRFAQLYIYDTEHEIQHRVNGFKTKDGIDLDIVKKLSSMLYQHNVHAQSFKMARDILSEGNVSDLKLRLISERRTDGRIYNQPTVSEVAALIVGDVDTAEKRDIIMHKQTGQLQRIDEYHTSYLGFQYPLLFPYGEDGYMSNIRHRNQDSNNRRNSESMTGVADNEDVPWEQANKRNRLTIREWFAFRIQARKNEAQTVIRSRRLFQQFLVDGYTMMESERLRWLRKNQSKLRVGKYNYLTDIRTNGHTDGANTGKRVVLPSSYVGSRRYMDQLYFDVMAICSYVGFPDLFITFTCNPNWPELKRVLASNNLTPADRPDLITRIFKMKFDELLSDLTKKSCMGKVLAYMYTIEFQKRGLPHAHILIFLHPSSKYPTPADIDRIISAEIPNKDTDGDLYNLVKSHMIHGPCGNANRSLQCMKDGKCSKYFPKDFRAETVVDQDGYPVYRRRDNGHTVIRNGIEVDNRFVVPYNAKLLLKFRTHINMEWCN; translated from the exons ATGGATGGTCTGAATCAAAAGGCTCTTGAAGATAAATGGTTTAGCAGTGTGTTATGCAAAAAAAGATCAGCAGAAGCAAGACTTCATCGTAAACGTCAACTTCAATCCAAGAGAGCAAAGAAATTGAATGGACTGCAGAAGGAGAATGTAGGAAAGACTACCCCAATTAGTAGTCATGATAATGCTCATGCAACAATTCCATTTTCTACCATCTCTCAGAACATTCCAAGTTCCAGCAATTCGGTTATAACAAATTTGCAGAAAACTCATGCTTCCTCAGTGATCAGCAGTCTTGCAAATTCGTTGAATAAAAAACGTCCAAGAGTGGTTACATGCAGAAACATCAATATGAGAGGGACGAATTTAAAGAATAGATTTGATAACGTTGTTGGTGAATGTGGTTCTACATCTTCAAAAAACTCTCTATTACATACTACTGAAATCAATGAactttttgaagatgacaacgaAGAGGATAATATGCATGATGATTCGTCAGAGA GTTGGAGTTCAGACGACAGCATGGTTATGGACGAAGATGAAGAAGATATGGACAATCAAGCTGTAATGGTCAATGCACTACCATCAG GAGATTTTTACGACATAGGTGATCCAGTGTTTGAATGTCCAAAATGTGGTGCAAACATGTGGTATTTAGAAAGGAAGACCAAGTGTCGGCAAACATTAAGTCCTAAGTTCACAATGTGTTGCGGGGATGGTAAAGTTCAAATTCCTCTGTTGAGAGAACCTCCACCGGTGTTACAGAAACTGCTGTTTGACCAAACAAACCCTGAATCAAAACTATTTCAACAACAAATACGTCTTTTCAACATGATGTTTGCATTTACGTCTCCGGGTGCTAAAATGGACAACCGTTTTAACAATGGTAGAGGTCCTCCAAATTACCGAATTCAAGGACAATCATGTCATCGTATAGGTAGCATGTTACCATTGCCAGGTCAAAATCCCCGATTTGCACAACTCTATATATATGATACTGAACATGAAATACAGCATAGAGTAAACGGATTCAA GACAAAAGACGGAATAGATCTTGACATAGTGAAGAAACTCTCTTCTATGTTATATCAACACAATGTTCATGCCCAGAGTTTTAAGATGGCAAGGGATATACTTTCCGAAGGCAATGTTTCTGACCTAAAGCTCCGTCTTATTTCCGAGCGACGCACCGATGGAAGAATTTATAATCAACCAACTGTTTCTGAAGTTGCTGCTCTAATTGTTGGTGATGTTGACACTGCTGAGAAGAGGGACATAATAATGCACAAACAGACTGGACAACTTCAAAGAATAGATGAATATCATACATCATATTTGGGATTTCAATATCCATTGCTTTTCCCTTATGGCGAAGATGGTTACATGTCGAACATTAGACATCGTAATCAAGATTCCAACAATAGACGTAACTCAGAATCAATGACTGGAGTAGCCGACAACGAGGATGTTCCGTGGGAGCAagcaaataaaagaaatagaCTCACAATTAGAGAGTGGTTTGCATTTCGTATTCAAGCCAGAAAGAATGAGGCCCAAACGGTTATCAGATCAAGAAGGTTATTTCAACAGTTTTTGGTTGATGGTTATACAATGATGGAATCTGAGAGACTTCGATGGTTAAGAAAAAATCAATCTAAACTTCGGGTTGGAAAGTATAACTATCTAACAGATATCAGAACCAATGGACATACCGATGGTGCAAACACAGGGAAAAGAGTTGTCCTTCCATCGTCCTATGTTGGTAGTCGCagatacatggatcaactttactTTGATGTAATGGCAATATGTAGTTATGTTGGATTTCCCGATCTATTCATAACGTTTACGTGTAATCCAAACTGGCCAGAATTGAAACGTGTACTTGCTTCTAATAATTTGACACCAGCAGATCGGCCGGACCTCATCACAAGAATATTTAAGATGAAATTCGATGAGTTACTGTCAGATTTGACTAAAAAAAGTTGTATGGGCAAAGTTCTTGCGT ATATGTACACAATTGAGTTTCAGAAAAGAGGCCTTCCCCACGCTCATATTTTGATATTTCTACATCCATCCAGCAAATATCCAACACCTGCTGATATTGACCGTATTATATCTGCCGAAATTCCGAACAAGGACACCGACGGAGACTTATATAACTTGGTAAAAAGTCACATGATTCACGGACCATGCGGAAACGCAAACCGGTCTTTGCAATGCATGAAGGATGGTAAATGTTCCAAATACTTTCCTAAAGACTTTCGGGCTGAGACAGTCGTCGATCAAGATGGTTATCCGGTTTACAGAAGAAGGGACAACGGTCACACTGTCATTAGGAATGGTATAGAGGTTGACAATAGATTTGTTGTTCCTTACAATGCAAAATTGTTGTTGAAGTTCAGAACTCATATTAATATGGAATGGTGCAATTAA
- the LOC131639883 gene encoding uncharacterized protein LOC131639883 — protein MNENGCPIERQDVDEIKQYIDCRYVSPSEASWRIYGFPIHGRKPAVERLHFHCEGQHSVYYTDISNVSNVLEKPSVTESMFTAWFEANQKYTEAQQLTYSNFVSKFVYVKKKREWKPRQKGYTIGRLIWVPPTTGELYFLRMMLTHVKGPRNYSDLKIVNNVKYDTFRDACFAMGFIGDDREFIAAISEAFQWGSGHYLRLLFVHMLLSSSINRPRHVWSKTRHLLSDGILYSQQTIANNRGLRLSQQEIYNLTLIEIEKLLQRNRKSLSDFPGMPKPQGYVPEEFGNKLIYEERNYNPDEQLQEFNMLYQNLTDEQRDVFKQIMMAVNNQNGGVFFLYGYGGTGKTYMWRTLASYIRSKKQICLTVASSGIASLLLPGGRTAHSKFKIPIPTLESSICDINKGSDRGDLLKLSKLIIWDEAPMCHKVCFEALDKTLKDIMGGSKASNKIFGGKVIVFGGDFRQILPVIPRGSRSDIVHATINSSYIWDHCKVLKLTKNMRLQQSAKSTSSAELRHFSDWILTVGDGKMSEPNDGYAEIDVPKDLLISDFDDPLEAIFENTYPNFDVNYNNVDFLQSRAILAGTIETVDQINQYILEFVPGQEKEYLSSDSVDTTDGDGNDSCDVLTPEFLNALQTSGVPNHKIKLKIGTPIMLLRNIDQAEGLCNGTRLIVTKLADHVIEAKIISGKNIGGVVYIARMDITPTQSPWPFRMTRRQFPIMVCYAMTINKSQGQSLDFVGIYFPRSVFSHGQFYVAVSGVKSKKGLKILIHDKDKQPLSVTTNVVFKEVFENL, from the exons ATGAATGAAAATGGATGTCCTATTGAGCGTCAAGATGTTGATGAAATCAAGCAGTATATTGACTGTAGGTATGTTTCTCCAAGTGAAGCATCTTGGAGGATTTATGGTTTCCCCATTCATGGAAGGAAACCAGCTGTGGAAAGATTACACTTCCATTGCGAAGGTCAACATTCAGTCTACTATACTGACATCAGCAATGTTTCCAATGTCCTTGAGAAACCAAGTGTAACTGAATCGATGTTTACGGCATGGTTTGAAGCTAATCAGAAATACACCGAAGCTCAACAGTTAACTTATAGcaattttgtttcaaagtttGTATATGTCAAAAAGAAGAGAGAGTGGAAACCCAGACAGAAGGGTTACACAATTGGCAGGTTAATTTGGGTTCCTCCAACTACAGGAGAATTGTACTTTCTCAGAATGATGCTTACACATGTGAAGGGACCTCGAAATTATTCAGATCTGAAAATAGTTAACAACGTCAAGTACGATACTTTCCGTGATGCATGTTTTGCAATGGGTTTTATTGGGGATGATCGCGAATTTATAGCTGCTATTTCAGAGGCATTTCAGTGGGGTTCTGGCCACTATTTAAGATTGCTTTTTGTCCACATGTTGTTGTCAAGTAGCATTAACAGACCAAGGCATGTATGGAGCAAAACAAGGCATCTTCTATCTGATGGAATTCTTTACTCTCAGCAGACTATTGCCAACAACAGAG GTTTGAGGTTATCACAACAAGAAATATACAATCTGACATTGATTGAGATAGAAAAGCTACTACAACGCAACCGTAAGAGCCTAAGCGACTTTCCTGGGATGCCAAAACCACAAGGATATGTTCCCGAAGAATTTGGCAACAAGCTTATTTACGAAGAGCGGAACTACAATCCCGATGAACAACTTCAAGAATTTAACATGCTGTATCAGAATCTCACAG ATGAACAAAGGGATGTATTTAAGCAAATCATGATGGCCGTGAATAACCAGAATGGAGGCGTGTTCTTTCTTTATGGTTACGGCGGTACAGGCAAAACCTATATGTGGAGAACACTAGCTTCTTATATAAGATCAAAGAAACAAATATGTCTGACAGTTGCTTCTTCTGGAATTGCCTCACTATTACTTCCAGGTGGCCGGACGGCGCATTCTAAATTCAAAATTCCGATTCCCACGCTTGAATCTTCCATATGCGACATAAACAAAGGGAGCGATAGAGGTGATCTACTAAAACTATCAAAGTTGATAATCTGGGACGAGGCTCCAATGTGTCACAAAGTTTGTTTTGAGGCATTGGATAAAACTCTGAAGGATATCATGGGTGGATCCAAagcatcaaataaaatatttggaGGTAAGGTAATAGTCTTCGGCGGTGATTTCAGGCAAATTCTTCCAGTTATTCCAAGAGGCAGCCGCTCAGATATAGTTCATGCTACAATAAATTCATCATACATATGGGATCACTGCAAGGTTTTGAAACTCACAAAGAACATGCGACTACAGCAGTCCGCAAAATCCACCAGTTCTGCAGAGTTAAGACATTTCTCAGATTGGATTTTAACTGTTGGAGATGGGAAGATGTCAGAACCAAACGATGGTTACGCAGAGATCGACGTTCCTAAAGATCTGTTgatctctgattttgatgatccCCTTGAGGCAATATTTGAAAACACTTATCCAAATTTTGATGTTAATTACAATAATGTGGATTTTCTACAGTCAAGGGCAATATTAGCTGGAACCATAGAGACTGTTGATCAAATCAATCAGTATATTTTAGAATTTGTTCCCG GTCAAGAGAAAGAGTATTTAAGCTCGGATTCAGTTGATACAACAGACGGTGACGGCAATGATTCTTGTGATGTTTTAACTCCAGAATTTTTGAATGCCTTGCAAACTTCCGGTGTCCCCAATCATAAAATCAAATTGAAGATTGGTACTCCAATAATGCTTCTCAGGAATATTGACCAAGCAGAAGGCCTTTGCAATGGAACACGTCTCATTGTTACCAAATTGGCCGATCATGTTATAGAAGCAAAAATTATTTCTGGAAAGAACATTGGTGGTGTCGTATACATTGCACGAATGGACATAACTCCGACTCAATCACCATGGCCCTTCCGAATGACCAGAAGACAGTTTCCTATAATGGTATGCTACGCTATGACAATTAACAAATCTCAAGGTCAATCTTTAGATTTTGTCGGTATATATTTTCCAAGAAGCGTGTTCAGTCATGGTCAATTTTATGTGGCAGTATCAGGAGTAAAGAGCAAAAAGGGTCTAAAGATTTTAATTCACGACAAAGACAAACAACCATTGTCGGTCACGACGAATGTCGTTTTCAAAGAAGTCTTTGAAAATTTATAG